CTCGGTGATCCACGACACCAACATGCGCATCGAGATCCAGATCCGCACGCGCGAGATGCACGAGCAGGCCGAGCGCGGGCTCGCCGCCCACTGGGCCTATAAGGAAGGCGCGCCCAAGGGGGACAAGCCCGTCCTGTGGATCAACGACCTCGTTGAGATCCTCGAACATGCGGCCGATCCCGAGGAGCTGCTCGAACATACCCGCATGGCGATGTACCAGGATCGCATCTTTGCCTTCACCCCCAAGGGCGAGCTCATCCAGCTGCCCAAGGGCGCGACCGCGGTCGACTTCGCTTATGCCGTCCACACCGATCTCGGCGACCAGACGGTCGGCGTGAAAGTGAATGGCCGCGTCGTGCCGCTGCGCACCGTGCTCGACAATGGCGATCAGGTCGAGATCCTCGCCAGTGACGCACAGCAGCCCCAGCCCTCGTGGCTGCGCTTCGTCGCCACCGGCAAGGCGCGCGCCGCCATCCGCCGCTATGTCCGCCACAAGGAGCGCGACGAGACGATCGAGCTCGGCACCAAGATCTTCGCCGAGATCCTCGAACGCCTCCCCTCCGCGCCGCGTGCGGGCGCCACCAAACGCGCCGCCAAGCGACTGAAGATGGACGACGAGGCCGCGCTGATGGAAGCCATCGCCAAGCGCCGCATCGGCGATGAAGCCGTGATGGAAGCGCTCGTCCCCGGCTCGACCGCCAGCCTCGAAAAGAATGAGGGCCGCCTGCCCGAACAGCGCAACGCCATCTCGATCAAGGGTCTCACCCCCGGCGTCGCCTTCGAACTTTCCGACTGCTGTCACCCCATCCCCGGCGACCGCATCGTCGGCGTGCGCGGGGAAGACGAGATGATCGCGGTCCATGTCATCGGCTGCGAGCAATTGCTCGCCAGCGACGACACCGACTGGCTTGACCTCAGCTGGGGCGAACAGTCGGACGGCGGTACCGCGCGCATCCGCGTCATCCTGCACAATGTCGCGGGCGCGCTCGGCCAGATGGCGGGTATTTTTGGCGCCAAGGGCGCCAATATCGTCAACCTCGGCCTCGTCCACCGCGACGGCGCCTTTCACACCTTCGACGTGGACACCGAATTGCACGATCTGGCGCACCTCCACGCCATGATCGCCGCGCTGCGCGCCAGCGACGCGGTGAGCGCCGCCGACCGCATCTAGTCGCTAGCCAACC
The nucleotide sequence above comes from Sphingomicrobium arenosum. Encoded proteins:
- a CDS encoding RelA/SpoT family protein, with the protein product MLRQYELVERVRAYDPDADEALINRAYVFSMKAHGAQLRASGDPYFSHPIEVAGILTDLKLDDETIVTAILHDTIEDTVATPEQIENLFGEEVARLVDGVTKLSKVEAMSESQRAAENLRKFLLALSGDIRVLLVKLADRLHNMRTLHHIPKEEKRRRIARETMDIYAPLAERIGMYEMMKEMQTLAFQHLEPDAYASILKRLEQLNDKGGDVINRIGLGLQLHLADHGLDADVTGREKHPYSIWKKMAERHISFEQLSDVMAFRVIVDTVEDVYRALGLIHQRWPMVPGRYKDYISTPKRNGYRSLHTSVIHDTNMRIEIQIRTREMHEQAERGLAAHWAYKEGAPKGDKPVLWINDLVEILEHAADPEELLEHTRMAMYQDRIFAFTPKGELIQLPKGATAVDFAYAVHTDLGDQTVGVKVNGRVVPLRTVLDNGDQVEILASDAQQPQPSWLRFVATGKARAAIRRYVRHKERDETIELGTKIFAEILERLPSAPRAGATKRAAKRLKMDDEAALMEAIAKRRIGDEAVMEALVPGSTASLEKNEGRLPEQRNAISIKGLTPGVAFELSDCCHPIPGDRIVGVRGEDEMIAVHVIGCEQLLASDDTDWLDLSWGEQSDGGTARIRVILHNVAGALGQMAGIFGAKGANIVNLGLVHRDGAFHTFDVDTELHDLAHLHAMIAALRASDAVSAADRI